The following coding sequences are from one Bacteroidota bacterium window:
- a CDS encoding radical SAM protein: protein MSVLYNNIVFGPIVSRRFGSSLGINLLPLQNKVCNFNCIYCECGWTDLKSNKIKYLGSSEIITAIENRFKVLKKEKIHIDSITFAGNGEPTMHPKFSEIIDAVIQLRDIYLPKIKITVLSNSTLLGNKSVFESLKKIDLRVMKLDAGNTDMLKKIDKPLSSKTIEWYIEKLKELNGELIIQTIFLKGYCDGVYVDNTTTDELSSWLNAIKEINPKSVMIYTIDRETPADKLEKISAKTLNSICDQVLANGINANVYT, encoded by the coding sequence ATGTCAGTATTGTACAATAATATCGTATTTGGTCCAATAGTAAGCAGACGTTTTGGAAGTTCACTCGGCATTAACTTATTGCCTTTACAAAATAAAGTTTGTAATTTTAATTGTATATACTGTGAATGCGGTTGGACTGACTTAAAATCAAATAAAATCAAATATTTAGGGTCAAGTGAAATAATTACTGCAATAGAAAATCGTTTTAAGGTACTTAAAAAGGAAAAAATACATATTGACAGTATTACTTTTGCAGGAAACGGTGAGCCTACAATGCATCCTAAATTTTCAGAAATAATAGACGCTGTTATTCAGCTTAGAGATATTTATCTACCAAAAATAAAGATAACCGTTTTATCAAATTCAACACTTTTAGGGAACAAGTCAGTTTTTGAAAGTTTAAAAAAAATAGACTTACGGGTTATGAAATTGGATGCTGGTAACACTGATATGCTAAAAAAAATTGACAAGCCTCTTTCCTCCAAAACGATAGAATGGTATATAGAAAAATTAAAAGAATTAAATGGTGAATTAATTATTCAAACAATCTTTTTAAAAGGTTATTGTGATGGAGTATATGTTGATAATACTACAACTGATGAGCTATCTTCATGGCTTAATGCGATAAAAGAAATTAATCCAAAATCTGTTATGATTTATACTATTGATAGAGAAACCCCTGCTGATAAACTTGAAAAAATTTCAGCTAAAACATTGAATTCGATTTGTGATCAAGTTTTAGCAAATGGAATAAATGCCAATGTTTATACTTAA
- a CDS encoding acyl-CoA thioesterase has protein sequence MKKIKTSKNSETIMTEIVCPNDTNPMGILQGGRLVQWMDIASAICAQNHAEHICVTASIDSVKFKKPAKIGDIITIKAKMTRSFNSSMEIFVQAWAKKILSQKAYLINEAYFTFVALDDNANPAIVPGIKPNSEIEKKEYLNALKRKNSRLQNN, from the coding sequence ATGAAAAAGATTAAAACATCAAAAAATTCAGAAACAATAATGACAGAGATTGTTTGCCCAAATGATACAAATCCGATGGGAATTCTTCAAGGGGGAAGACTAGTTCAATGGATGGATATTGCATCTGCAATTTGTGCTCAAAATCATGCTGAACATATTTGCGTTACAGCATCAATCGACAGTGTTAAATTTAAGAAACCTGCAAAGATTGGCGACATCATTACTATTAAAGCTAAAATGACACGATCATTTAATTCTTCTATGGAAATATTTGTACAAGCTTGGGCAAAGAAAATACTTAGTCAAAAAGCCTATTTAATAAATGAAGCATACTTTACGTTTGTAGCACTTGATGACAATGCAAATCCAGCTATTGTGCCAGGAATAAAACCAAATTCTGAAATTGAGAAAAAAGAGTATTTAAATGCTTTAAAAAGAAAAAACAGCCGCTTACAAAACAACTAG
- a CDS encoding proline dehydrogenase family protein: protein MKNSIDLEDLKTAYSYKSNKEIKFTYFVFCLLQKQKIVKLLIFFTKGVLKYNLPFKFLIKKTVFNVFCAGDDIDTTFIKIHYLEKFKVKSVLDYVSEGENNDESFDSNAKIIVSNIIRLGKECPGNYISVKISGLENPKFLTYCNGIEFVNDLILLPRFDRLINRIDLICKTAHDSKVILFIDAEDRCMQDLFDKITEMMMEKYNKDFAVVFNTLQMYLKDRIQYLGALIKDAERKNYVPGIKLVRGAYVEKEKEKAIKEGKGSPVFDTKKETDDSFNQAVEICLREFKKVDSCIATHNNDSTIHAINCIHKYNITNHYSKIRFSQLYGMSDNLTFNLSINGYNSSKYLPYGEVKKAIPYLIRRSEENSSIDGQIIDEVMRLKKEIERRDNL from the coding sequence ATGAAAAATAGTATAGACTTAGAAGATTTAAAAACTGCATACAGTTATAAATCAAATAAAGAAATAAAGTTCACCTATTTTGTTTTTTGTTTACTTCAAAAACAAAAAATAGTTAAACTATTAATTTTTTTTACGAAAGGTGTTCTAAAATATAATTTGCCATTTAAGTTTCTAATAAAAAAAACAGTTTTTAACGTATTTTGTGCAGGGGATGACATAGATACAACATTTATAAAAATTCACTATTTAGAAAAATTTAAGGTAAAATCTGTATTGGATTATGTCTCTGAAGGAGAAAATAATGATGAATCTTTTGATAGTAATGCTAAAATAATTGTTTCTAATATTATTAGGTTGGGCAAGGAATGTCCTGGTAATTATATAAGTGTAAAAATTTCAGGATTAGAAAATCCTAAGTTTCTAACTTATTGTAATGGGATTGAATTTGTTAATGATTTAATCTTATTACCGAGATTTGATAGATTAATAAATCGAATCGATTTAATCTGTAAAACAGCACATGACTCAAAAGTAATTCTTTTTATTGATGCTGAAGATAGATGCATGCAGGATCTTTTTGATAAAATTACAGAAATGATGATGGAAAAATATAACAAAGATTTTGCTGTTGTATTTAATACTCTTCAAATGTACCTTAAGGATAGAATACAATACCTAGGTGCTTTAATTAAAGATGCTGAGCGAAAGAATTATGTTCCTGGAATTAAATTAGTAAGAGGTGCTTATGTTGAAAAAGAAAAAGAGAAGGCTATAAAAGAGGGGAAAGGTTCTCCTGTATTTGATACAAAAAAAGAAACAGATGATTCTTTTAACCAAGCTGTAGAAATATGTTTACGTGAGTTTAAAAAAGTTGATTCATGTATTGCTACACATAACAATGATAGCACAATACATGCTATTAATTGCATTCATAAGTATAATATTACTAATCACTATTCAAAAATTAGATTTTCGCAATTATACGGAATGAGCGATAACCTAACGTTTAATCTAAGTATAAATGGATATAATTCCTCTAAATATTTGCCTTATGGAGAAGTGAAAAAAGCTATCCCGTATTTAATTAGAAGATCAGAAGAAAATTCTTCTATTGATGGGCAAATAATTGATGAAGTTATGCGATTGAAGAAAGAAATAGAACGAAGAGATAATCTATAA
- a CDS encoding cbb3-type cytochrome c oxidase subunit I, whose amino-acid sequence MDKISNSKNTGTNKFAFAMYFLGLFNLMFNWGHHIYTLPTENYIRYIGYIVSMTEWVFFIKIIYDWRASINAIQKNYHYFPYRFIMAADIWVFLNMGQAILMSIPAINIYTHGTHVTVAHAMGTTIGINTMILLAACFEFFNKKDKSKYLNYLFWLLQISLLVFWLSLNGAGIQKGIWQLSNHQESYSKMMESLRPDFIVFAFAGLGLLIALSSFAIILINTAKKT is encoded by the coding sequence ATGGATAAAATATCTAATAGTAAAAACACTGGGACCAATAAGTTTGCTTTTGCTATGTATTTTCTAGGACTATTTAATCTAATGTTTAATTGGGGGCATCATATTTACACTCTCCCTACAGAAAACTATATTAGATATATCGGATATATAGTTAGTATGACGGAATGGGTATTTTTTATTAAAATCATTTATGATTGGCGAGCTAGTATTAATGCCATTCAGAAAAATTATCATTACTTCCCTTATCGATTTATTATGGCTGCAGATATATGGGTTTTCCTTAATATGGGCCAGGCCATACTGATGTCGATACCAGCAATAAATATTTACACACACGGTACACATGTAACAGTCGCACATGCAATGGGTACTACCATAGGGATAAATACTATGATATTATTAGCTGCATGCTTCGAGTTTTTTAATAAAAAGGATAAGTCTAAATATTTAAATTATCTGTTCTGGTTATTACAAATCAGTTTGTTAGTATTTTGGTTATCACTAAATGGCGCTGGAATACAAAAAGGGATTTGGCAATTAAGCAATCATCAAGAAAGTTATTCTAAAATGATGGAATCCTTAAGGCCCGATTTTATTGTATTTGCTTTTGCTGGCTTGGGATTATTGATAGCCTTAAGTTCTTTCGCTATTATCTTAATTAATACTGCAAAAAAAACATAA
- a CDS encoding cbb3-type cytochrome c oxidase subunit I: protein MKLIKFNIGKLFLVTSLCMLMLGLFFGIFAAIIYIFPDFMKLQLGFVSLRPLHVSSAIFWIILGATGCIYNGLKQYITEARTYKIALIQWILWIFAIIGIVTSYFNKDFGGREYWEFNPIWALPIAIAWILFLVNFYSLVKKVKDWPVYIWMWLTGVLFFLFTFSENYLWIFPYFREHFITDMTIQWKVNGSLVGSESDFIWYCVFFNG from the coding sequence ATGAAACTAATTAAATTTAATATTGGAAAGCTGTTTTTAGTAACTTCATTATGTATGTTAATGCTAGGCTTATTTTTCGGAATATTTGCCGCTATTATTTATATTTTTCCTGATTTTATGAAACTCCAATTAGGCTTTGTTTCATTAAGACCATTACATGTTTCATCAGCTATTTTTTGGATTATCTTAGGAGCTACTGGTTGTATTTATAATGGACTAAAGCAATATATAACAGAAGCTAGAACATACAAAATTGCACTTATTCAATGGATATTGTGGATTTTTGCAATTATTGGTATTGTGACTTCATATTTTAATAAAGATTTTGGTGGTAGAGAATATTGGGAATTTAATCCTATTTGGGCTTTACCAATAGCAATTGCGTGGATTTTATTTCTAGTAAATTTTTATTCGTTAGTAAAAAAAGTAAAAGACTGGCCTGTGTATATTTGGATGTGGCTCACGGGAGTTTTGTTTTTTCTATTTACTTTTTCAGAAAATTATTTATGGATATTTCCATATTTCAGAGAACATTTTATTACTGACATGACAATTCAATGGAAAGTAAATGGGTCTTTGGTTGGTTCCGAATCAGATTTTATATGGTACTGCGTTTTTTTTAATGGATAA
- a CDS encoding cytochrome c, translating into MKFKPKHMFFILSLCFLIYSISIYLKPLSIKEDSKFNKEKASEGRLVWQAYNCQSCHQLYSLGGYLGPDLTNIISNPSKGEKTVRALVKSGTKQMPAFNLTDNEMNLLIEFLKSTDASGKSDLRSFSIDKFGMIEKNETN; encoded by the coding sequence ATGAAATTCAAACCTAAACATATGTTTTTTATTCTAAGTCTGTGCTTTCTTATTTATTCAATTAGTATATATTTAAAGCCACTTTCTATAAAAGAGGATTCAAAATTTAATAAAGAGAAAGCGTCTGAAGGTAGATTAGTATGGCAAGCCTATAATTGTCAAAGTTGTCATCAGTTATATAGCTTAGGGGGTTACTTAGGACCCGATTTAACTAATATTATTTCTAATCCTAGTAAGGGAGAAAAAACAGTTAGAGCGCTGGTTAAATCAGGAACTAAGCAAATGCCAGCATTTAATTTAACTGACAATGAAATGAATTTACTTATTGAATTTTTGAAATCTACTGATGCAAGCGGAAAAAGTGATCTTAGAAGTTTTAGTATAGATAAATTTGGAATGATAGAGAAAAATGAAACTAATTAA
- a CDS encoding tyrosine phenol-lyase, which produces MKQIVKRSWAEPYKMKMVELLKMTTKKQRIKAIKEAGYNTFLLKSEDVYIDLLTDSGTNSMSDRQWGAFMTGDEAYAGSKSYYKLEDAIKKYYGYKYIVPTHQGRAAENILSKILIKKGDIIPGNMYFTTTRLHQELAGGIFADIIIDEAHDPLNEHPFKGNVDLNKLDKLVKKHGAKKIPYVSLATNVNLAGGQPVSMANLKELRAYTKKHKIRIIHDMTRVAENAYFIQQREKGYNNKSIKDIVFEICSLTDGATMSAKKDALVNIGGFMATNEWDVFEEARNLVVVYEGLHTYGGLAGRDMEAIAIGIAESLDDNHQHARVGQVEYLGHKMMEYGIPIVKPIGGHGIFVDAKAFLPHLTQDQFPAQTLAAEIYIDSGVRTMERGIISAGRKSNGENYYPKLELVRFTIPRRVYTQAHMDVIAESAAAVYQRRNSIKGLKMIYEPKYLRFFQAKFEKI; this is translated from the coding sequence ATGAAACAAATAGTTAAAAGATCTTGGGCAGAGCCCTATAAAATGAAAATGGTTGAATTATTAAAAATGACAACCAAAAAACAACGTATTAAAGCTATTAAAGAAGCTGGCTATAATACATTTCTTTTAAAATCAGAAGACGTGTATATTGATTTACTAACTGATAGCGGAACAAACTCAATGAGTGATAGACAATGGGGCGCATTTATGACTGGTGACGAAGCTTATGCTGGAAGTAAAAGTTATTATAAATTGGAAGATGCTATAAAAAAATATTATGGTTATAAATATATAGTGCCAACACATCAAGGCAGAGCAGCAGAGAATATTTTGTCAAAGATTTTAATAAAAAAAGGTGATATTATACCTGGTAATATGTACTTCACAACAACGCGATTACATCAAGAACTGGCAGGAGGTATTTTCGCAGATATTATTATTGATGAGGCACATGACCCATTAAATGAGCATCCATTTAAGGGGAATGTGGATTTAAATAAACTTGATAAGCTTGTTAAAAAACATGGTGCAAAAAAAATTCCTTATGTAAGTCTTGCAACTAATGTAAATTTAGCAGGAGGCCAACCTGTTAGCATGGCTAATTTAAAGGAGTTAAGAGCCTATACTAAAAAACATAAAATTCGTATTATACATGATATGACTAGAGTTGCAGAAAATGCATATTTTATTCAACAACGAGAGAAAGGATATAATAATAAAAGCATTAAAGATATTGTTTTTGAAATTTGTTCATTAACGGATGGTGCTACTATGAGTGCTAAAAAAGATGCTTTAGTTAACATTGGTGGTTTTATGGCGACAAATGAATGGGATGTTTTTGAAGAAGCAAGAAATTTAGTTGTGGTTTACGAAGGACTTCATACTTATGGAGGATTAGCTGGCAGAGATATGGAAGCTATTGCCATTGGAATTGCTGAAAGTTTGGATGATAATCATCAACATGCTAGAGTAGGTCAGGTAGAATATTTAGGTCATAAAATGATGGAATACGGAATTCCAATTGTTAAGCCAATTGGAGGTCATGGTATATTTGTTGACGCTAAAGCTTTTTTACCTCATCTTACTCAAGATCAATTTCCAGCCCAAACTTTGGCTGCAGAAATCTATATAGATTCTGGAGTTAGAACAATGGAAAGAGGAATAATTTCAGCAGGAAGAAAATCAAATGGTGAAAATTATTACCCTAAATTAGAATTAGTACGATTTACTATTCCGCGAAGAGTCTACACTCAAGCGCACATGGATGTGATTGCTGAGTCAGCAGCTGCGGTTTATCAACGAAGAAATTCCATTAAAGGATTGAAAATGATTTATGAGCCAAAGTACTTGCGTTTTTTTCAGGCAAAATTCGAAAAAATATAA
- a CDS encoding fasciclin domain-containing protein: MKTTLKYLLIAGSIGLFSCGSQTEATTESNSENNTEATATEATGAGQSGVQDATSNPNIVQVAIGSKDHTTLVAAVKAGELVDALSNAGPFTVFAPTNAAFEKLPPGTVDGLLKPEKKEDLQNILGYHTYVGALKIEYMNDNQEYDMVYGGKVKITKQGDKTLVNGSEIVASITTANGIIHVIGDVLLPK; encoded by the coding sequence ATGAAAACAACATTAAAATACTTATTAATAGCAGGATCTATTGGACTATTCTCTTGTGGTTCACAAACAGAAGCTACAACAGAAAGTAATAGTGAAAATAACACAGAAGCCACTGCAACTGAAGCTACGGGAGCAGGTCAATCTGGTGTTCAAGATGCAACATCTAATCCCAATATAGTTCAAGTAGCTATTGGAAGTAAAGATCACACTACTTTAGTTGCAGCAGTTAAGGCAGGCGAACTTGTTGACGCATTAAGTAATGCAGGACCTTTTACAGTTTTTGCTCCAACTAACGCAGCTTTCGAAAAATTACCCCCAGGTACAGTAGATGGATTATTAAAACCTGAGAAAAAAGAAGATCTACAAAACATTTTAGGTTATCACACTTACGTGGGAGCATTAAAGATCGAATATATGAATGATAATCAAGAATATGATATGGTATATGGCGGTAAAGTGAAAATAACCAAACAAGGTGATAAAACACTCGTAAATGGTTCTGAAATTGTCGCTTCAATTACAACAGCTAACGGTATTATACACGTAATTGGTGATGTATTATTGCCAAAATAA
- a CDS encoding thioredoxin family protein, with protein MKKMETNVLQKITKSYNYDEYKKLIIKYAEEYTTSGEELKERIAATLINAQRMKRIDKQCIINYNLHTLTSQINKKQRWLVISETWCGDSAQCIPVIAKIAELNENIKLEIIFRDEHLDVIDSFLTNRSRSIPKLICIDEETESINFIWGPRPKAIQDKVLELKKNNHEITHDELVKNIHLWYAQDKTKSIQSEFIDLLNNVKID; from the coding sequence GTGAAAAAAATGGAAACCAATGTGTTACAAAAAATTACTAAATCATATAATTATGATGAGTATAAAAAATTGATTATCAAATACGCAGAAGAATATACGACATCTGGAGAAGAATTAAAAGAACGAATTGCTGCCACATTAATTAACGCTCAGCGAATGAAACGCATAGACAAGCAATGTATAATAAATTACAATTTACACACATTGACAAGTCAAATAAATAAAAAACAAAGATGGTTAGTGATTTCAGAAACTTGGTGTGGCGACAGTGCCCAATGTATTCCAGTAATAGCTAAAATTGCAGAACTAAATGAGAATATAAAATTAGAAATAATTTTCAGAGATGAACATTTAGATGTTATAGATTCTTTTTTAACTAATCGGTCTCGATCTATTCCGAAACTAATATGCATAGATGAGGAAACCGAGTCTATAAATTTTATTTGGGGGCCAAGACCAAAAGCAATACAAGATAAAGTATTAGAATTAAAAAAAAACAACCATGAAATTACACATGATGAACTCGTGAAAAATATTCACCTATGGTATGCTCAAGACAAAACTAAATCTATTCAATCTGAATTTATCGATTTGTTAAATAATGTAAAAATAGATTAA
- the ric gene encoding iron-sulfur cluster repair di-iron protein yields the protein METIETLDVTVIEPKFKHPTIFQKFDTLQEGEAFIIHNDHDPKPLFYQLIGEKGNIFSWEYLKSGPEYWEVKIKKNNFSSETTIGELVAKDFRKAEIFKKYNLDFCCGGKKTVTQACNEQKVDYMAVEKELSILDMVKTTPSQKFDEWNLDFLVDYILNTHHEYVKKAIPLLIEYTSKVAKVHGDNHPEVITIAQKFNEAAEELNGHMSKEEQILFPYIKKLVLAKSNKLQTPNTAFGTIKNPIHMMEVEHDVVGDIFKEIRELTNNYMPPEDSCATYKVSYLKLKEFEEDLHQHIHLENNILFPKSILLENGF from the coding sequence ATGGAAACAATTGAAACATTAGATGTAACAGTCATTGAACCAAAATTTAAACATCCAACTATTTTTCAAAAATTTGATACTCTACAAGAAGGGGAAGCGTTTATTATTCATAACGACCATGACCCAAAACCTTTATTTTATCAATTAATTGGAGAAAAAGGAAATATTTTTTCTTGGGAATATCTTAAATCTGGACCAGAGTATTGGGAGGTTAAAATTAAAAAAAATAATTTTTCTTCCGAGACTACAATTGGTGAACTAGTAGCAAAAGATTTTAGAAAAGCAGAAATATTCAAAAAATATAATTTAGATTTTTGTTGTGGAGGAAAAAAAACTGTAACTCAAGCATGCAATGAACAAAAAGTTGATTATATGGCAGTTGAAAAAGAATTAAGTATTCTCGACATGGTTAAGACAACACCATCGCAAAAGTTTGATGAATGGAACTTAGATTTTTTGGTTGATTATATTTTAAATACTCACCATGAATATGTGAAAAAAGCTATTCCATTATTGATAGAATATACAAGCAAAGTAGCAAAGGTACATGGCGACAATCATCCAGAAGTAATAACCATCGCACAAAAATTTAATGAAGCCGCAGAGGAATTAAATGGCCATATGAGCAAAGAAGAACAAATACTATTTCCATATATAAAAAAACTTGTTTTAGCTAAATCAAATAAGTTACAAACTCCAAATACTGCCTTTGGAACTATAAAAAACCCAATACATATGATGGAAGTTGAACACGATGTAGTGGGCGATATCTTTAAGGAAATTAGAGAACTAACTAATAACTATATGCCTCCTGAAGATAGTTGCGCTACTTACAAAGTTTCGTATTTGAAATTAAAAGAATTTGAGGAAGACTTGCATCAACATATTCATTTAGAGAATAATATTCTTTTCCCAAAAAGCATTTTATTAGAAAATGGATTTTAA
- a CDS encoding group III truncated hemoglobin, translating to MKKDILNKKDIEKLVNLFYEKVKKDTTISHFFNDDFQWDKHLGVMYKFWENVVFYTGSYSGNPMDKHLEIHAKTPLSMKDFDEWTKLFIESVDELFSGEKADLIKLMASNIAKVMQMQILK from the coding sequence ATGAAAAAGGACATTCTAAACAAAAAAGATATTGAAAAATTGGTTAATCTTTTTTACGAAAAAGTAAAAAAGGATACAACTATTAGTCATTTCTTTAATGATGATTTTCAATGGGATAAACATTTAGGAGTAATGTATAAATTTTGGGAAAACGTAGTATTCTATACTGGAAGTTATAGTGGAAACCCTATGGATAAACATCTTGAAATTCATGCAAAAACGCCACTATCAATGAAGGATTTTGATGAATGGACCAAACTTTTTATTGAATCTGTAGATGAATTATTTTCTGGCGAAAAAGCGGATTTAATAAAACTGATGGCCTCAAATATCGCTAAGGTTATGCAAATGCAAATACTCAAGTAG
- a CDS encoding ABC transporter permease subunit — protein sequence MNRIIKFIVLDILKNKIVLVYTIILSILSWSVFSLEDNSTKGLLTLLNVILLTVPLVSVVFSTIYIYNSSEFIELLLSQPIKRSKIWWSLFFGLSASLLLSFFIGTGIPILFYAPSDVGVMMLLVGFFITTVFVAIAFLSSIITRDKAKGIGIAIMLWLFFALLFDGLVLFVLFQFSDYPIEKIMVAITAFNPIDLARILILLHMDVSAMMGYTGAIFKDFFGTSLGIVIAFFILLLWIIIPFWISLLKFKRKDL from the coding sequence ATGAATAGAATTATAAAATTTATTGTTTTAGATATACTTAAAAATAAAATTGTTTTAGTATACACGATAATTTTATCAATATTATCCTGGAGTGTATTTAGTTTAGAAGACAATAGTACAAAAGGATTATTAACACTTTTAAATGTCATACTTTTAACTGTTCCGTTGGTTTCTGTTGTGTTTTCAACTATTTATATTTATAACAGTTCTGAGTTTATTGAATTGCTGTTAAGTCAACCAATAAAACGAAGTAAGATTTGGTGGAGTCTATTTTTTGGTTTAAGCGCATCTTTATTATTGTCTTTTTTTATTGGAACAGGAATCCCCATTCTGTTTTATGCTCCATCAGATGTTGGAGTGATGATGTTATTGGTTGGTTTTTTTATTACAACTGTATTTGTTGCTATTGCATTTTTAAGTTCAATTATTACAAGAGATAAGGCTAAGGGAATAGGTATAGCCATAATGCTTTGGTTGTTTTTCGCATTGCTTTTTGATGGCCTTGTTTTATTTGTTTTATTTCAGTTTTCGGATTATCCTATCGAAAAAATTATGGTTGCAATTACTGCGTTTAACCCGATTGATTTAGCTAGAATATTAATATTATTACATATGGATGTTTCTGCAATGATGGGATATACTGGAGCAATTTTTAAAGACTTTTTTGGCACATCTTTAGGTATAGTTATAGCTTTTTTTATTTTATTACTATGGATTATCATTCCGTTTTGGATTTCTCTATTAAAATTTAAAAGAAAGGATTTGTAA